Proteins from a genomic interval of Clostridium sp. M62/1:
- the priA gene encoding replication restart helicase PriA yields the protein MTAADSRRKADEHMKHTFANIIIDISHEKVDRTFQYIIPEQLKSLVRAGVQVEIPFGKGNSIRRGFVVEVTDTPEFDISRMKEIAGVSADRLSVQSQLIELAWEMKRLYGATMNQTLKTVLPVKQKIKAREKRTIRCLLSEEELLRALSEARKKSYRARIRLYEAFLEEPEIPAQVLENQLNITASSLKPLIEKGVVEVVREEISRNPVEGEGTSSNILPLNEEQKRAVEEFWGSYRERHGDCQAPSEGREKTWLLYGITGSGKTEVYMEMLSRVLAMGRQAIVLIPEIALTYQTVMRFYRRFGSRISIINSRLSQGERYDQWERAMKGEVDIMIGPRSALFTPFSNLGLIIIDEEHEGAYKSETMPRYHAREVAGLRARLCGADVVLGSATPSVESFTRALQGEYGLLRLTRRAAENSRLPQVETVDLREELKAGNKTMFSRRLTELMEDRLGRGEQMMLFMNRRGYSNFVSCRSCGEAVKCPHCDVSLTLHNNGRLCCHYCGYSVPMPEKCPSCGSPYIAGFGTGTQKLEEMTKRLFPGAKVLRMDADTTSKKGGHEEILSAFAGGEADILIGTQMIVKGHDFRNVTLVGIMAADLSLNTPDYRCAERTFQLLVQAAGRAGRGERGGNVVIQTYSPDHYSIEAAARQDYEAFYRREIAYRRMMNYPPVCRMSAVLFAARDEALLEAFTEAALSRAEEILSRRRVPFQLIGPVNAPVYKVNDIYRKILYIKSQSYDIMAAERHYICAEPPAPEGSLNTPAASAHPSERCISGGYDGMDVCGQRPSEPVYGEIGGIRECIDSLQKSNPRFSSVSVQYDVW from the coding sequence ATGACGGCGGCAGACAGCAGACGGAAGGCTGATGAGCATATGAAGCACACCTTCGCAAACATTATCATCGATATTTCCCATGAAAAGGTAGACCGCACCTTTCAGTACATCATCCCGGAGCAGCTTAAGTCCCTTGTCAGGGCCGGCGTCCAGGTGGAAATCCCTTTCGGAAAGGGAAATTCTATCCGCCGGGGGTTTGTGGTGGAGGTGACGGACACACCGGAATTTGATATTTCGCGGATGAAGGAGATAGCTGGGGTTTCGGCTGACCGATTGTCAGTCCAATCCCAGCTAATTGAGCTTGCCTGGGAGATGAAGCGCCTCTACGGCGCCACCATGAATCAGACCCTGAAAACCGTGCTTCCGGTAAAGCAGAAGATTAAGGCCAGAGAAAAGCGGACCATTCGCTGCCTGCTTTCGGAGGAAGAGCTTTTAAGAGCCCTCTCCGAGGCCAGAAAAAAGAGTTACCGCGCCCGCATCCGCCTCTATGAGGCCTTTCTGGAGGAGCCGGAGATTCCGGCGCAGGTGCTGGAAAACCAGTTAAATATAACCGCGTCCTCCCTGAAGCCTCTGATTGAGAAGGGTGTGGTGGAGGTGGTGAGGGAGGAAATCAGCAGAAATCCCGTAGAGGGAGAAGGGACTTCCTCCAATATCCTGCCTTTAAACGAAGAACAGAAAAGAGCCGTGGAGGAATTCTGGGGTTCCTACCGGGAAAGACACGGGGACTGTCAGGCACCGTCAGAGGGCCGGGAGAAAACGTGGCTGCTCTATGGAATTACAGGAAGCGGCAAGACGGAAGTGTATATGGAAATGCTGTCGAGAGTTCTTGCCATGGGGCGGCAGGCCATTGTGCTCATACCGGAGATTGCCCTGACCTACCAGACGGTTATGCGGTTTTACCGGAGGTTCGGCAGCAGGATCTCCATTATCAATTCCAGACTGTCCCAGGGAGAGCGGTATGATCAGTGGGAGAGGGCCATGAAGGGAGAGGTGGACATTATGATCGGCCCCCGCTCGGCTCTCTTCACCCCCTTTTCCAACCTGGGACTGATTATCATTGACGAGGAGCACGAGGGGGCCTATAAGAGTGAAACCATGCCCCGCTACCATGCCAGGGAGGTGGCCGGACTGCGCGCCCGCCTTTGCGGAGCAGATGTGGTGTTAGGCTCCGCAACCCCTTCTGTGGAATCCTTTACGAGGGCTCTTCAGGGAGAGTACGGGCTTTTAAGGCTTACCAGGCGGGCGGCAGAAAACAGCCGCCTGCCGCAGGTGGAGACGGTGGATCTGCGGGAGGAGCTGAAAGCAGGGAACAAGACCATGTTCAGCAGGCGGCTGACAGAGCTGATGGAGGACAGGCTTGGCCGCGGGGAACAGATGATGCTTTTTATGAACCGGAGAGGCTACTCAAACTTTGTGTCCTGCCGCTCCTGCGGGGAGGCCGTCAAATGTCCTCACTGCGATGTGTCGCTGACCCTTCACAATAACGGAAGACTCTGCTGCCACTACTGCGGCTACTCCGTTCCCATGCCTGAGAAATGCCCGTCCTGCGGCTCTCCCTATATCGCCGGCTTTGGAACGGGAACTCAGAAGCTGGAGGAGATGACAAAGAGACTGTTTCCGGGGGCAAAGGTACTCAGAATGGATGCAGATACCACGTCAAAAAAGGGAGGCCATGAAGAGATTCTCTCGGCCTTTGCCGGCGGAGAGGCAGATATTCTGATCGGAACCCAGATGATTGTGAAGGGCCACGATTTCAGGAATGTGACCCTGGTGGGAATCATGGCGGCGGATCTGTCCCTGAACACGCCGGACTACCGCTGCGCCGAGCGCACCTTTCAGCTTCTGGTGCAGGCGGCCGGGAGGGCCGGACGGGGAGAGCGGGGAGGAAATGTGGTAATCCAGACCTACAGTCCGGACCACTACAGTATTGAGGCGGCGGCCAGACAGGATTACGAGGCCTTCTACCGCAGGGAGATTGCCTACAGGAGAATGATGAATTATCCGCCTGTCTGCCGGATGTCGGCAGTTCTCTTTGCAGCCAGGGACGAGGCGCTCCTTGAAGCCTTCACAGAGGCAGCTCTAAGCAGGGCCGAAGAGATTCTCTCCCGCCGCCGGGTGCCGTTCCAGCTGATCGGCCCGGTCAACGCGCCGGTTTACAAAGTTAATGATATATACAGAAAAATTTTATATATTAAGAGTCAAAGTTATGATATAATGGCCGCAGAGCGGCATTATATCTGCGCCGAGCCGCCGGCGCCCGAAGGGAGCCTGAACACTCCTGCGGCGAGTGCGCATCCCTCGGAGAGATGCATATCCGGAGGATATGACGGGATGGACGTTTGCGGACAGAGGCCGTCTGAGCCTGTGTACGGCGAAATCGGCGGGATACGGGAATGTATCGATTCCCTGCAGAAATCAAATCCCCGGTTCAGCTCCGTGTCCGTGCAGTATGATGTATGGTAG
- the def gene encoding peptide deformylase — protein MAIREIRTIGDEILRKECKPVKEMTPHTAELIEDMFDTMYEANGVGLAAVQVGVRKQIVVIDVEDGNQYVLINPEILETSGSQTGPEGCLSVPGKSGTVTRPDYVKVKALNEKMEEFVLEGEGLLARAICHECDHLYGVLYVDKVEGELEDVNADFEEE, from the coding sequence ATGGCAATCAGAGAAATCAGAACCATTGGCGATGAAATCCTCAGAAAAGAGTGCAAGCCGGTAAAGGAGATGACCCCCCATACGGCAGAGCTTATCGAGGATATGTTTGACACCATGTACGAGGCAAACGGCGTGGGGCTTGCGGCTGTGCAGGTCGGCGTCAGAAAGCAGATTGTGGTCATTGATGTGGAGGACGGAAATCAGTATGTGCTGATTAACCCGGAGATCCTCGAGACGTCAGGAAGCCAGACAGGGCCTGAGGGCTGTCTGAGTGTTCCGGGAAAATCCGGCACCGTCACAAGGCCTGACTATGTGAAGGTGAAGGCTCTCAATGAAAAGATGGAGGAGTTTGTGCTGGAGGGAGAGGGACTGCTTGCAAGAGCCATCTGCCACGAATGCGATCACCTCTATGGAGTCCTCTATGTGGACAAGGTAGAGGGAGAGCTTGAGGATGTAAATGCAGATTTCGAGGAAGAATAA
- the fmt gene encoding methionyl-tRNA formyltransferase, protein MKLVYMGTPDFAVPPLTALVEAGHEVAAVVTQPDKPKGRGKAVLMTPVKEKALSYGIPVYQPARIKKDEEFLKTLREINPDAIVVAAFGQILPKEILELPKYGCVNIHASLLPKYRGAAPIQWAVIDGEKESGITTMMMDVGLDTGDMLDRTVIPLAEDETGGSLFEKLSRAGGPLILKTLEALENGTAVRTKQPEEGATYAGMLDKSLGNIDWTQSAAKIERLIRGLNPWPSAYTGYKGKTMKLWAADVLEGTFEGVPGEIIKVEKERFLVRTGDGALAVKELQLEGKKRMDAASFLRGFSLEEGEILCQG, encoded by the coding sequence ATGAAACTTGTATATATGGGAACGCCGGACTTTGCAGTTCCCCCCCTTACGGCACTGGTAGAGGCGGGGCATGAGGTGGCGGCTGTGGTGACACAGCCCGACAAGCCAAAGGGCAGAGGAAAGGCAGTCCTGATGACTCCCGTGAAGGAGAAGGCTCTCTCCTACGGGATTCCGGTCTACCAGCCGGCGAGGATAAAGAAAGACGAAGAATTTTTAAAGACGCTCAGAGAGATAAACCCGGACGCCATCGTGGTGGCTGCCTTCGGGCAGATTCTGCCAAAGGAGATCCTGGAGCTTCCGAAATATGGCTGTGTCAATATCCACGCATCTCTGCTCCCCAAATACAGAGGAGCGGCCCCGATTCAGTGGGCGGTGATTGACGGCGAAAAGGAGAGCGGCATTACCACCATGATGATGGATGTAGGCCTTGACACAGGCGATATGCTGGACCGGACAGTGATTCCCCTGGCGGAGGATGAGACGGGAGGAAGCCTGTTTGAAAAGCTCTCCAGGGCAGGAGGGCCGCTGATCTTAAAAACTCTCGAAGCCCTGGAAAACGGAACGGCTGTCCGCACGAAGCAGCCTGAGGAGGGGGCGACCTACGCAGGCATGCTTGACAAGTCCCTGGGCAATATTGACTGGACGCAGAGCGCGGCAAAGATTGAGCGCCTGATCCGCGGGCTGAATCCGTGGCCCAGCGCTTATACAGGCTACAAGGGAAAAACCATGAAGCTGTGGGCCGCTGATGTGCTGGAAGGGACATTTGAGGGAGTTCCCGGAGAGATTATAAAGGTGGAAAAGGAGCGTTTTCTCGTCAGGACGGGAGATGGCGCTCTGGCAGTAAAGGAGCTTCAGCTCGAGGGCAAGAAGCGCATGGACGCGGCGTCCTTCCTTCGGGGATTTTCCTTAGAAGAAGGGGAGATCCTCTGTCAGGGATAA
- a CDS encoding zinc metallopeptidase, translating into MYYGYGYYPFFDPTMILVLIGVILSLAASAKVKSTFARYSKVRSMTGMTGAEAAQRLLNSQGIYDVTVRRVPGSLSDHYDPRTKTVNLSDDVYSSTSVAAIGVAAHECGHAIQHAVGYAPLNFRSALVPIANFGSQISWPLILIGILIGGFGSPIVQLGIILFSLAVLFQLVTLPVEFNASSRAVRLLDSTGILSGNEVDGTRRVLGAAALTYVAAAAGSILQLLRLIILFGGRRNND; encoded by the coding sequence ATGTACTATGGTTATGGGTATTACCCGTTTTTTGATCCGACAATGATACTGGTTTTAATTGGCGTAATCCTCTCGCTGGCGGCTTCGGCCAAGGTCAAAAGCACCTTTGCCAGGTATTCGAAGGTGCGCTCCATGACAGGGATGACGGGAGCGGAGGCGGCCCAGAGGCTTTTAAACAGCCAGGGGATTTACGATGTGACAGTCCGCCGCGTGCCGGGAAGCCTGTCGGATCACTATGATCCCCGGACCAAAACGGTGAATCTGTCAGATGACGTCTACAGCTCCACCTCAGTGGCAGCTATCGGAGTCGCAGCCCATGAGTGCGGTCATGCCATTCAGCATGCAGTCGGCTACGCCCCCTTAAATTTCAGAAGCGCGCTGGTGCCGATTGCCAATTTCGGCTCACAGATTTCCTGGCCGCTGATTTTGATTGGAATCCTTATCGGAGGCTTTGGTTCCCCCATCGTCCAGCTGGGAATTATCCTGTTTTCGCTGGCAGTTCTGTTTCAGCTTGTCACCCTTCCGGTTGAGTTCAACGCATCCTCCAGGGCAGTCAGGCTGCTGGACTCCACAGGGATTCTTTCCGGAAATGAGGTGGACGGGACAAGACGCGTTCTGGGAGCGGCTGCCCTGACCTATGTTGCGGCAGCGGCAGGTTCGATTCTCCAGCTTCTGCGCCTTATCATACTGTTTGGAGGAAGAAGAAATAATGACTAG
- the rsmB gene encoding 16S rRNA (cytosine(967)-C(5))-methyltransferase RsmB, whose product MTRPGSRKPENGKQREGKKAGSPQRMPDAREIAADILMEVLEKKQYSHVVLLNALKKYQYLEKQERSFIKRVVDGTLERLMQIDFIIESFSSTPLRKMKPTVRTILRMGVYQICYMDRVPDSAACNEAVKLTVKRGFSGLKGFVNGVLRNIARKKEEISWPDDSVRYCLPQWILGQWEPEYGRKAVQVMAESFLRERPLTVRMNLNQAPREEILESLREQGVEVIESGYSDQVVFLKNVDYLEGLDAFADGFLQVQDLSSSLAGDAAGVKEGSHVIDVCGAPGGKSLHIAELLNGTGMVEVRDLSESKIALVEDNIRRSGLFNIEARVQDALEFDRDSEETADLLIADLPCSGLGIMGRKPDIRYNMTREQTLALAGLQREILSVVWRYVKPGGTMVYSTCTIDRAENEENAAWILENLPFEPVDLTERIGEELAKTLCRDTRKEGYVQLLPGFYPGDGFFISVFRRKEEGR is encoded by the coding sequence ATGACTAGACCGGGAAGCAGAAAGCCGGAAAACGGAAAGCAGAGAGAAGGGAAGAAGGCCGGGAGCCCGCAGAGAATGCCGGATGCAAGAGAGATTGCCGCCGACATTCTCATGGAGGTGCTGGAAAAGAAACAGTACAGCCACGTGGTTCTCCTGAATGCCCTGAAAAAATATCAGTATCTGGAAAAGCAGGAGCGCTCCTTTATCAAGAGAGTGGTAGACGGGACGCTGGAGCGGCTGATGCAGATAGACTTTATCATTGAGTCATTTTCAAGCACCCCTCTGCGTAAGATGAAACCGACCGTGCGCACGATCCTCAGGATGGGGGTGTACCAGATCTGCTACATGGACCGGGTTCCGGATTCGGCGGCCTGCAATGAGGCGGTGAAGCTGACAGTAAAAAGAGGCTTCTCAGGTCTTAAGGGCTTTGTAAACGGAGTTCTCAGGAATATTGCCCGGAAGAAAGAGGAGATAAGCTGGCCTGACGACAGCGTCAGATACTGTCTGCCCCAGTGGATTCTCGGCCAGTGGGAGCCGGAATACGGCAGGAAGGCTGTTCAGGTGATGGCGGAGAGCTTCCTGAGAGAGAGACCTCTCACAGTGAGGATGAATCTGAACCAGGCCCCCAGGGAGGAAATTTTGGAATCTTTGAGGGAACAGGGGGTGGAGGTCATTGAGAGCGGCTACTCAGATCAGGTGGTATTCTTAAAAAATGTGGATTATCTGGAAGGGCTGGACGCCTTTGCAGACGGCTTTCTGCAGGTGCAGGATCTCAGCTCCTCCCTGGCCGGGGACGCGGCAGGGGTTAAGGAGGGCAGCCATGTCATTGACGTCTGCGGAGCTCCGGGAGGGAAAAGCCTTCATATCGCGGAGCTTTTGAACGGTACAGGGATGGTGGAGGTCCGGGACCTGAGTGAGTCAAAGATTGCGTTGGTGGAGGATAATATCCGCCGCTCCGGACTTTTCAACATAGAGGCCAGGGTTCAGGATGCCCTGGAATTTGACAGAGATTCTGAGGAGACAGCGGATCTGCTTATTGCGGATCTGCCCTGCTCCGGACTTGGAATTATGGGCCGCAAGCCGGACATCCGCTACAATATGACCAGGGAGCAGACCCTTGCCCTGGCCGGGCTTCAGAGGGAGATCCTGTCGGTTGTCTGGCGCTATGTCAAGCCGGGGGGGACGATGGTCTACAGCACCTGTACCATTGACCGGGCGGAAAATGAGGAAAATGCGGCCTGGATACTGGAAAATCTGCCCTTTGAGCCGGTGGATCTGACGGAGCGGATCGGGGAGGAGCTGGCAAAAACCCTCTGCCGCGATACGAGAAAAGAGGGATATGTGCAGCTTCTTCCTGGGTTTTACCCGGGAGACGGCTTTTTTATCTCCGTATTCAGGCGGAAGGAAGAGGGCAGGTAA
- the rlmN gene encoding 23S rRNA (adenine(2503)-C(2))-methyltransferase RlmN, whose protein sequence is MSENRKEILAEGFLTEGQKNEKQESEGRTVSETDIKSMTLPELEAYLKEMGEKPFRAKQLYQWMHVKLAASFDEMTNLSKGLRETLGRQCFYASLTPVDVRISAVDGTRKYLFELSDGNVIESVLMRYKHGNSVCISSQVGCRMGCRFCASTLDGLERNLKPSEMLEQIYRIQRDTGERVSNVVVMGSGEPMDNYDNLIRFIHLLTDENGLNISQRNVTVSTCGIVPRIRQFAEEGLQVTLALSLHAPNDEVRKTLMPVAKSYALRDVLDACHYYFEKTGRRLTFEYSLVKGVNDNLEEARALAELIKDQHGHVNLIPVNPIKERDYKQSDRKAIEDFKNYLERRGINVTVRREMGRDIDGACGQLRKSYIEKERT, encoded by the coding sequence ATGAGTGAGAACAGGAAGGAAATTTTAGCAGAAGGATTTCTGACAGAAGGACAAAAAAACGAAAAACAGGAGTCCGAAGGCAGAACGGTTTCAGAGACAGATATCAAGTCCATGACGCTTCCGGAGCTGGAAGCGTATCTGAAGGAGATGGGAGAGAAGCCCTTTCGGGCAAAGCAGCTCTACCAGTGGATGCATGTCAAGCTGGCAGCCTCCTTTGACGAGATGACGAACCTCTCCAAGGGACTGAGGGAGACGCTTGGAAGGCAGTGCTTTTACGCCTCACTGACGCCGGTGGATGTGCGTATCTCGGCTGTGGACGGAACCAGAAAATACCTGTTTGAGCTCTCTGACGGAAACGTGATCGAGAGCGTGCTGATGCGCTATAAGCATGGGAACTCTGTCTGTATTTCCTCTCAGGTGGGCTGCCGGATGGGCTGCCGCTTCTGTGCGTCAACCCTTGACGGCCTGGAGAGAAATCTGAAGCCTTCCGAGATGCTGGAACAGATCTACAGGATACAGAGGGATACGGGAGAGCGGGTTTCCAATGTGGTAGTGATGGGCTCAGGAGAGCCTATGGACAATTACGACAATCTGATTCGCTTCATCCATCTTCTGACTGATGAGAATGGTCTGAATATCAGCCAGAGAAATGTGACGGTTTCCACCTGCGGCATTGTGCCGCGCATCCGCCAGTTTGCCGAGGAGGGGCTGCAGGTGACTCTGGCCCTGTCTCTTCACGCGCCGAACGACGAGGTGCGAAAGACCCTGATGCCTGTGGCAAAGAGCTATGCCCTCCGGGATGTGCTGGATGCCTGTCATTACTATTTTGAGAAGACCGGCAGAAGACTGACCTTCGAGTACAGCCTTGTAAAGGGTGTCAACGACAACCTGGAAGAGGCCAGGGCTCTGGCAGAGCTAATAAAAGACCAGCACGGCCACGTAAACCTGATTCCGGTAAACCCGATCAAGGAGAGAGATTATAAGCAGTCTGACCGGAAGGCCATAGAGGACTTTAAGAATTATCTGGAAAGGCGGGGCATCAATGTGACCGTGCGCCGAGAGATGGGCCGCGACATTGACGGGGCCTGCGGGCAGCTTCGCAAAAGTTATATTGAGAAGGAAAGGACGTAA
- a CDS encoding Stp1/IreP family PP2C-type Ser/Thr phosphatase: protein MKACALTDIGRVRSVNQDSRFATTEPIGPLSNLFIVADGMGGHRAGDRASRLLIDSLTDYIGNCGDQTAVAALNNGIAEANRKIYEAAAADQSLSGMGTTLVAATIEGATLYVANVGDSRLYLIEREGIRQVTRDHSYVEEMVSLGQMNRGSAAYREQKNIITRAVGIADHVDVDFFEVSLKAGDYILLCSDGLSNMVDNSAIFRLVLLPGPLESKARALIALANQNGGKDNIAVVLIDPQISEVDGL from the coding sequence ATGAAAGCCTGCGCTTTGACGGACATCGGGCGGGTGCGGTCAGTGAATCAGGATTCGCGCTTTGCCACAACGGAACCGATTGGACCTCTTTCAAATTTGTTTATCGTTGCAGACGGCATGGGCGGCCACAGGGCCGGCGACCGCGCATCCAGGCTTCTCATTGACAGCCTGACGGATTACATAGGAAACTGCGGCGACCAGACGGCGGTGGCGGCTTTAAATAACGGCATTGCCGAGGCCAACCGGAAAATCTATGAGGCAGCTGCGGCAGACCAGAGCTTAAGCGGAATGGGAACTACTCTGGTGGCAGCTACCATAGAGGGGGCTACCCTCTATGTGGCCAACGTGGGAGACAGCCGTCTCTACCTGATTGAGAGAGAGGGGATCCGCCAGGTAACACGGGATCACTCCTATGTGGAGGAGATGGTTTCCCTGGGGCAGATGAACCGGGGAAGCGCCGCGTACAGAGAACAGAAAAACATTATCACGAGGGCAGTGGGAATTGCAGACCATGTGGATGTGGACTTTTTTGAGGTGAGCCTGAAGGCGGGAGATTATATTCTCCTGTGCTCTGACGGGCTTTCCAACATGGTGGACAATTCTGCCATTTTCCGTCTGGTGCTCCTTCCCGGCCCTCTTGAGAGCAAGGCCAGAGCGCTTATTGCGTTAGCCAATCAGAACGGGGGAAAGGACAACATTGCAGTGGTCCTGATCGATCCCCAGATAAGTGAGGTGGACGGATTATGA
- a CDS encoding protein kinase domain-containing protein, which produces MMLRPGMYLQDRYEILEQIGSGGMSEVYRAKCHKLNRLVAIKVLKEEFSSDAGFVKKFKMEAQAAAGLSHPNIVSVYDVVDEGSIHYIVMELIEGITLKSYITKKGRLGSKEAIGIALQVAQGIAAAHDQHIVHRDIKPQNMIISRDGKVKVADFGIARAVTTQTIGATAVGSVHYISPEQARGGFSDSRTDIYSLGITMYEMVTGTVPFDGDNTVSIALAHLEQPITPPSRLNPEVPVSLERIIMKCTQKKPEKRYADVYELISDLRHALVDPDDDFVAQEPEVDTSSPTMVISGDELSQIKSAPRRSTGPIVMSGQSNSLRDVPGSGGQHERRGDREHGYDRRKEPESGRELKHSGYDKEYDRDYERGRSGGYGRQDAAEDGRSLDYDYEEDYGYDRGRSSGYGGSGSSRTLGGKKGGRGGKSADVNPQIEKLLTTVGVAVAIIIVAVLVVIFAKLGGIFNSGSHTELTLPAVESGESDSGLKDTETRVPDFVGMTEDEAEEKAKENHLKLSYSYTASEEEKKGLVVEQKTEEGTVVDKQSTIRVVVGEGGMESSTEEETDASQIDLTALGLEALDGTNAKNLLEAKGLKVSLQSENSDTIIKDQVIRYEPTSASPGSEIRLYVSSGPAVTMVPVPDLTGKTEEEAAQLLEAAGLTVAPKEQILTQKSDTVSRGKIISQIPLKDEEVPEGSAVSYVVSIGKGTKYVAIVNDDYPLKDNFGPGGASTTITVEIVMVQTVNGQKRTTTVMDAREMKGDVTLPVHYQLTGEDGVLTGELQIRDVTNDRVLKTYPLEFMEVDA; this is translated from the coding sequence ATGATGCTTAGACCGGGAATGTACCTTCAGGATCGATATGAGATTCTTGAACAGATTGGATCCGGCGGAATGTCAGAGGTCTACCGGGCGAAGTGCCACAAGCTCAACAGGCTGGTGGCCATCAAGGTTTTAAAAGAAGAATTCAGTTCCGACGCAGGCTTTGTGAAGAAGTTCAAGATGGAAGCCCAGGCGGCGGCAGGACTCTCCCATCCAAATATTGTGAGTGTCTATGACGTTGTGGACGAGGGAAGCATCCATTACATTGTCATGGAGCTGATTGAGGGGATCACCTTAAAAAGCTATATTACGAAAAAGGGAAGGCTCGGCTCCAAGGAGGCCATCGGGATTGCGCTCCAGGTGGCTCAGGGAATTGCAGCCGCCCACGATCAGCATATTGTCCACCGGGACATCAAGCCTCAGAATATGATTATCTCCAGGGACGGGAAGGTAAAGGTGGCAGATTTCGGCATTGCCAGGGCTGTCACCACCCAGACCATCGGGGCGACGGCTGTGGGCTCTGTGCACTATATCTCGCCGGAGCAGGCGAGAGGAGGCTTCAGCGATTCCAGAACGGATATTTACTCTCTTGGAATTACCATGTATGAGATGGTGACGGGAACCGTTCCCTTCGACGGAGACAATACGGTGAGCATAGCGCTGGCCCATCTGGAACAGCCCATCACCCCGCCTTCCAGGCTGAATCCCGAGGTACCGGTAAGCCTGGAGCGCATTATCATGAAATGCACTCAGAAGAAGCCGGAAAAGCGGTATGCAGATGTCTATGAGCTGATCTCCGATCTGCGCCATGCCCTTGTGGATCCGGATGACGACTTCGTGGCTCAGGAGCCGGAGGTGGATACCTCCTCGCCTACGATGGTGATCTCCGGGGATGAGCTGAGCCAGATTAAGAGCGCGCCCAGGCGCAGTACCGGCCCCATTGTCATGAGCGGCCAGAGCAACAGTCTCCGGGATGTGCCGGGTTCCGGCGGGCAGCATGAGAGAAGAGGCGACAGGGAGCACGGCTATGACAGAAGGAAGGAGCCGGAAAGCGGCCGAGAACTGAAACACAGCGGCTATGATAAGGAGTATGACAGAGATTACGAGCGGGGGCGCTCCGGCGGCTACGGACGCCAGGATGCCGCGGAGGACGGACGGAGCCTGGACTATGACTATGAGGAGGACTACGGCTATGACAGGGGCCGCAGCTCAGGCTACGGCGGTTCCGGCTCCAGCCGGACTTTGGGAGGCAAAAAGGGCGGCAGAGGAGGAAAAAGCGCAGATGTAAACCCCCAGATTGAAAAACTGCTCACCACGGTCGGCGTGGCAGTGGCCATCATCATCGTGGCAGTGCTGGTTGTGATCTTTGCAAAGCTTGGTGGGATTTTTAATTCCGGTTCCCACACAGAGCTGACGCTTCCGGCGGTGGAGTCCGGCGAAAGCGATTCAGGGCTTAAGGACACGGAAACAAGGGTTCCGGACTTCGTTGGAATGACAGAGGATGAGGCGGAGGAGAAGGCGAAGGAGAACCATCTGAAGCTGAGCTACAGCTATACTGCGTCGGAAGAGGAGAAGAAAGGGCTCGTGGTGGAGCAGAAGACAGAAGAGGGCACTGTGGTGGATAAGCAGTCCACAATCAGAGTTGTCGTAGGTGAGGGCGGAATGGAGTCCTCCACAGAGGAAGAGACAGATGCGTCACAGATCGATCTGACTGCCCTGGGACTTGAGGCTCTGGATGGAACAAATGCCAAAAACCTTCTTGAAGCCAAAGGCCTTAAGGTATCGCTTCAGTCTGAAAACAGCGACACCATCATAAAGGATCAGGTGATCCGGTACGAGCCGACGAGTGCCTCTCCCGGAAGCGAGATCCGTCTGTATGTAAGCTCAGGCCCTGCTGTTACTATGGTGCCGGTGCCTGATCTGACCGGAAAAACAGAGGAGGAGGCGGCACAGCTTCTGGAAGCGGCAGGCCTTACAGTAGCGCCAAAGGAGCAGATTCTCACACAGAAGAGTGATACGGTTTCCAGGGGAAAGATCATCAGCCAGATTCCGCTGAAGGATGAGGAGGTGCCTGAGGGAAGCGCAGTCAGCTATGTTGTAAGTATAGGCAAGGGGACAAAGTATGTGGCCATTGTCAATGACGATTATCCCCTTAAGGACAATTTCGGCCCGGGAGGCGCTTCCACCACAATCACGGTTGAGATTGTTATGGTGCAGACGGTAAATGGACAGAAGAGAACGACGACAGTTATGGACGCCAGGGAGATGAAGGGAGACGTCACGCTTCCGGTACATTATCAGCTTACAGGAGAGGACGGAGTTCTCACAGGAGAGCTTCAGATCCGCGATGTGACAAACGACAGAGTGCTGAAGACTTATCCTCTGGAATTTATGGAGGTAGACGCATAG